The bacterium DNA window AGCCTTGAGATCTGCCACACCGAGCCGGCTGGAAGCCGGCGTTACAAACTAAAATATTCCGCCATCTTGCGTAGAGACGCATCGTAGCGGTGTTGAATATTGAAATGGCCGCCTTCAAATTCGTCATAGGAATGGGAAATCCCGAGCTTCTTTAGCTCTTTTACAAAAACTCTCGCTCCAACCATCAAACCAAATTCGTCGCGATTGCCGCAATCGATGTAAACCATTCCATAATCGCCGAGATTCTCCCCTTTTGTCTTCACGACTTCGACCGGATCCAGCTTTTTCCATTTCTTCCAGATCCGGTCTCGCATCTTCCCGGTTTCTTCATCAAACGGAAGATCAAACTGTGAGATCTTTTTTTCCGGATTGGGCGAATAACATGCAGACATGGCAATCGTATTCAGCAATGCATGATCCTCTTTCCCTGTTTTTGGAATCTGGTCAAACCTTTCAAGAACTTGCTGAAGACCCCCCTGTTTCTGAAGCAAACGAAAAGCCGCGGGGAAATCGGGAATGTAGCAGTATTCAAAATACATATCACCGGAATGACAGGCGACTCCGGAAAAAAGCTCGGGCCTTTCCATGGCCAGCGAAATCGCGCCGAAGCCTCCGCTCGATTTCCCCAGGACGCCGCGGAAACGTTTGTCTTTTTTCGTTCGATACATTTGATCCACAAAGGGCAGCACCTCTTCCGTCAGATAGGACCTGTAGTCTCCCACTGCGGGTGAATCGAGGTACTGGCTGCCTCCATAACGGGTAAAACAGTCCGGAAAAACCAGGATCATTTCGGGCACTCCGGAAGCGACAAGGCTGTCCATCCTCTCATCAATCGTCGGGATCCACGCTTGAAAGTTGAACCAGGACCATCCACTTCCGGTGAATCCGGAAAGGCACAGGATCACCGGGTATTCCGTATTACTATTGTAGTACGATGGAGGTAAGTAAACGGGTAGATCCCGGATGAAAGGATCTCCCAGAGGATTGGATCGCAAAATCCGGCTCTCCAGTCGTTCCACAACGACACGCGAACCTGGCCGATTCATTTTTTACTTTTGATCCTTTGAACCCTTGAATCCTATTTGTAGACACGCAGCTGGACGTCATCAATGACAACAGCCGAATCGAAGTTCTTATCGAAATGATTGCTCAACGAAAATTCAATTGCGAGCGGGCCGGACGCCATCGCGGTACGGAAGGGCTCCCTAAAAGTACGATAGTACGATACGTGCAGCAGTCCCGTTTCGTATTTCCAGGTGGGATTGCATTTGCTTTCCCGAAAACGGTCGTCTCCCCGAATCACGAGATTTTTTGATTCGGGCGCCGCGCCGGAATCGTCAAAAGCCGCCAGCACCACCGGTCCACCAACGGTAAGCAGGCGGACGAGAAACGTATCGTTGCCAAGGTCTGTGGATGTATTTTCGTTCGTCAGAAACTTGACTTTAAAATCGACCCGAATCCAGGAAGGTTTTCCGCTGAACGCCAGACTGGGTGAGCGCAGGACACTCTCCAAACCCTCCACAGAATTGGCGCCACACATAGTGATGGAATCCTCTTCATTGTTTGTGCTGAATGCAACCCAGTATTTTCCCGGAGCATCACCGGCACAAAAGGAAGGCGCAATGCAAAGATCGCCTGCCATTTTCCAACCGGCCAGGTCAGCATCGTCAAAATTCGCGTTTAACAGTACCTGTTCTTCCGCGAAAGCCATGGAGCCTAGAAATGCTATCGCCAAAACCAGAAGGAAAGGTCGTCTCATGTTACGAGCATTTTAACGCAAAGACGCCAAGGCGCAAAGGGAATCAATTACTTAGCGTCTTTGCGCCTTTGCGTTGATTTCTCTTTCGGTTTCTTTTTCACCGAAACAACCTTCTTGTTTATCTTCTTAAAATCCTTTAGGAAGTCGACTTTCTTATCTCCCACAGTTTCACCTCTATATTTCTAATACGTCACCGGGCTCAGGAATGATCACATCGACGGACGATTGCCGCACAAAATCCTTTACTTCGGACAGTCTGGTTCTCCTTACGTCTCTCTGGATGTGAGTCAAGGCTAAACGTTCGACCTCTTCTTCTTCCGCCATGGTTACGATCTCGGGAATTTGCCCGTGTCCATGCGTTTCGAAACCGAATGCATACGAGTCATGCACAAGCAGGGAGCAACCACGATACAGGCGCCTCGTATGAGCATTGAAATTCCCATCGCCGCTGTACGCATATTTTCTTCCTTCGGCAAAGACCGCGATCGCATAATTCTTCACGGGATGGGAAGAAACAGCGAACTCAAACCGCGCCTCTCTAAATGAAAAAGGCTCCTGCGTGGAAACTTCTTGAAATTGAATCTCATAATCTATATTCGGAAGAATTCCCTGGTAGGCATAATCAATCATTTCCAGCAGAGTAGACCTTGTTCCCTCAGCCGAAAGAACCAGCAGCGGCTTTTGCCTGTTGTCCTCCGCAAGTCTTACTAAAACCGAAGGCAATCCGAAATAGTGATCAGCATGGCGATGACTGATATAAATTGCATCCAGGTATTCGGGTTCCGGATGAGCTTTCCAGAGAGCATGAGGAACGGCGTAACCGCAATCGATTAGAAGCCGGCAATTCCCCCATTGAAGGATCTGTGAATTGTTCGGTAAATTTTCGTCAAATGCTTCCCCGACTCCAACAAATTCAACTTGCATCAATCGTAGGGTCTTAGAAACTTCGTCTTGCAGGTACCGCACTGTTCAATCGACATCCTTCGATACTGTTTCCTCGCCTGTTCGTCCATTCCGACGGGGTATGGTTCAATCGTTGTGTAATGGAGCACTCCCTTATGACAGTGAGGGCATTCAAAATCTTCCGTGTATTGGAGATCTTTTGTCATTTCTTTCCAGCGCGTCAGCGCATCCATAGTTCTTAGCGTAGCTCAATCTTCCGTGAATGTGCAAGCAGACACTTGGCGTTTTGGTGTCTTGGCGTTTATTTTTTTTACAAAGGAGGATTTCATGATTGCAATAATCGGAGCAACAGGAAACATTGGAAAAACCATTGTTCAAGAATTGTTGAAAAAGGGAAAGAGAGTGCGGGCGATAGCACGTAATTCGCAGCGCCTGAAAGAGCTGGAGGCGCTGGGCGCTGAAATTGCCAGCGGCACTGTGGAAGATGCGGATTTTCTTACGGCAGCATTTCGGAATGCAACGGCAGTCTTTGCCATGAACGCGCCTAACGAGCAGGCCCAAAATCTTCGCGAGTATCAGAAAAAAATTTCTGACGCCATCGGATCGGCTCTGAAAAAATCAACTGTTTCCCATATCGTAAATCTCAGCAGCGTTGGAGGGGAACTTGAAGCGGGAACAGGACCGATCGCAGGCTTGAACTATCAAGAATCACGGCTGAACCAATTGGAAAAAGCGCACGTTCTGCATTTGCGTCCTACTTATTTCATGGAGAATTTCCTTCATGACATCCCGGTGATCCAGGGCATGGGAGTCCACGGAACTCCCTTGAGAGCCGATCTGAGCATGGGGATCATCGCAACAGTCGATATTGGAATGGTAGCAGCGGAAGCACTCGCGAATCTGAATTTTAAAGGTAGAAACCACCGCTACTTATTAGGCCCAAAAGATTACACCATTGCAGAGGCATCTCACATTCTGGCGAAAGCGATCGGCAAACCGGAGCTCCCTTATATACAATTTCCCTACGAAAACGCCTTGCAAGGAATGATGCAAGCCGGAATCTCGGAAGACGTTGCGAAACAATATGTCGAAATGGCTAGGGCAATAAATGAAGGCGTTGTCAGACCAGAACCACGCACAGCAGAAAACACAACTCCCACAACGCTGGAACATTTTGCAGAAAATGTATTCGCGCCGGCGTACCGGAGCGCATGATATCATTTCGCCATGGATGACCCGGTTGAATCAAACGACGAACCACCCAAACAAGGAGGACAGTTTCTGGGATGTGTTTTTTCGTTGATGGCTGCCGCGTTCATTTTTTTTGCTATTTTCATATTCATGCGCGCCTGTGGATAAAACTCACCGCGGAGAACGCGGAGCGCGCTGAGTTAGAAAAAGAATATCTTTTCTCTGCGTTACTCATAGTTCATTTTGTCGCGCTGTTCGAAGAAAAATTAAAAAAACTAGGAGGTAAACCGGATCGATGGATAGACCAGATAAAATCAAATTATCTCCCTATCCCGTAATCCGGTTTATCCCCTTTGGGGTGCGGGGCGGAGCTCCGCTCTGCGGTCTCAGCGTACTCTGCGGTAAAAGATGAAACTGAAAG harbors:
- a CDS encoding esterase family protein; amino-acid sequence: MNRPGSRVVVERLESRILRSNPLGDPFIRDLPVYLPPSYYNSNTEYPVILCLSGFTGSGWSWFNFQAWIPTIDERMDSLVASGVPEMILVFPDCFTRYGGSQYLDSPAVGDYRSYLTEEVLPFVDQMYRTKKDKRFRGVLGKSSGGFGAISLAMERPELFSGVACHSGDMYFEYCYIPDFPAAFRLLQKQGGLQQVLERFDQIPKTGKEDHALLNTIAMSACYSPNPEKKISQFDLPFDEETGKMRDRIWKKWKKLDPVEVVKTKGENLGDYGMVYIDCGNRDEFGLMVGARVFVKELKKLGISHSYDEFEGGHFNIQHRYDASLRKMAEYFSL
- a CDS encoding NmrA family NAD(P)-binding protein yields the protein MIAIIGATGNIGKTIVQELLKKGKRVRAIARNSQRLKELEALGAEIASGTVEDADFLTAAFRNATAVFAMNAPNEQAQNLREYQKKISDAIGSALKKSTVSHIVNLSSVGGELEAGTGPIAGLNYQESRLNQLEKAHVLHLRPTYFMENFLHDIPVIQGMGVHGTPLRADLSMGIIATVDIGMVAAEALANLNFKGRNHRYLLGPKDYTIAEASHILAKAIGKPELPYIQFPYENALQGMMQAGISEDVAKQYVEMARAINEGVVRPEPRTAENTTPTTLEHFAENVFAPAYRSA
- a CDS encoding ribonuclease Z, whose product is MQVEFVGVGEAFDENLPNNSQILQWGNCRLLIDCGYAVPHALWKAHPEPEYLDAIYISHRHADHYFGLPSVLVRLAEDNRQKPLLVLSAEGTRSTLLEMIDYAYQGILPNIDYEIQFQEVSTQEPFSFREARFEFAVSSHPVKNYAIAVFAEGRKYAYSGDGNFNAHTRRLYRGCSLLVHDSYAFGFETHGHGQIPEIVTMAEEEEVERLALTHIQRDVRRTRLSEVKDFVRQSSVDVIIPEPGDVLEI